The DNA window TGCTTGGCTTGGCCAGCTATCCTTGATAACCAGATTACCTTCAGCAACACCTTCTAATTCATTTCCCTCAGCATCAAATAGTGCAGGCTGAATACCAAACATTGGGCGCGATGCTGAGCCTGGTTTTAACGCATGGACTGTTGGCATTGGCGCAATCATCATGCCGCCAGTTTCTGTTTGCCACCACGTGTCAATAATAGGACATCTGCTTTGTCCAATAGTACGGTAATACCATTCCCATGCTTCCGGATTGATAGGTTCACCGACTGACCCAAGGATCCGCAATGAAGAAAGATCGCAACCTTCAACAGGCTTTTCACCATGCGCCATTAGCGCGCGTATTGCAGTAGGAGCAGTGTACAGCGAGGTCACTTTATATTTTTCAACGATTTGCGCAATTCTTCTCACGTCAGGATAAGTAGGCACCCCTTCAAAGAAGACTTGTGAAGCGCCATTTGATAATGGACCATAAACGATATAGCTGTGACCAGTAATCCAACCTACATCAGCTGAGCACCAGAAAATATCGTCTTCACGATAGTCGAATGCGTATTTAAACGTCATGCTTGTATACAGCAAGTATCCGCCCGTTGTGTGAACCACTCCTTTAGGTTGGCCAGTCGAACCTGAGGTATATAGAATGAAGAGAGGATCTTCGGCATTCATCACTTCCGGTTCACATTGAGCCGAGCAGTCTTCAATCAGATCGTGCCACCATACATCGACATTGTTCGTTGTAACGTCTCCGCCAGTTAATTTATGCACAACAACAGCGGTAATTGACGAGCAAGCTCCATCTGCAAGCGCTTTATCCACATTAGCTTTTAAGGGCACTGACCGTCCCGCTCGGCGACCTTCATCACAGGTGATAATCACTTTAGCTTTGCTATCGTTGATACGATCGGCAATTGCGTTTGGTGAGAAACCACCAAAAATAACCGAATGAACAGCGCCAATGCGGGCGCAAGCTAGCATTGCATAAGTAGCGTGAGGGACCATAGGCATATAAAGTGCAACGCGGTCGCCTTTCTTCACGCCCAGCTTTTTCAAACCGTTTGCAAGTTTACAAACCTCATAGTGAAGCTCTTGATAAGACACCTTTTGGCTATCATTAGGAGAGTCACCTTCCCAAAATAAAGCCGTCTTTTTGGCACGTGTTGCTAAATGACGATCAATACAGTTATAACTAACGTTTAATTCACCGTCTTCAAACCACTTAATTGACAGATTTGAAGCATCAAAACTTGTGTTTTTAATGATAGTGGGCTTTTTGTACCATTCAATCTGAGTCATCTGCTCAGCCCAAAATGCGTCAGGATCGTTTACCGATTGCTCATACATCGACGCATAAAGCTCTGGCGTAAGCAACGTTTCTTTCTTATAGGATTCAGGTACTGGATAAAGCTTTTTGGCCGACATAATGTTGTCCCCGTTTTAAACATTCTAAAAATAATTTCCATTAATGCTCTTACAATAAACTTAAATGAGCAAACAAAAATGAGACTTTGGTATGATTAGAAAATAATTATTCTTGTTAATTAACTGCGACTTTAGTCTTATAGACCATTCGCTAATTTGCAATTTAATTAGTTCGCGTAAAATCACAAAAATTAACCAATAATTTACACGCTATTAACTATAAAACACACACTATTAACGTTTAAGAATATGGATACGAATATGAAAAATTCAATTTTAAAGTCCGCATTAGCGGTTTCTTTAGCACTAGGCGTTTCGGCTGTTTCATTGAATGCCCAAGCAGATATGTTGCAAGGTACCGATGTAAAATTCAGTGGATATTTCAAAGTAGACGCTATGTTCAGTAATTACTCTGATGGTTCATTACCCGCTCAAAATCTTGGTCGAGATTTTTATGTGCCAAGCTTAACCCCAGTTGGTGGCGCCGAAGAAAGTACACAATTTGATGCGCACGCTAAGCAAACTCGCTTTCGTTTTACCTCCAACACAAAGACCGACGAAGGGGACAGTATTACAGGCGTTTTAGAATTAGATTTCTTGGTAACCCCGGGAGGTAATGAGCGTGTCAGTAACTCATATGTTCCACGTATTCGCCATGCGTTTATTAATTACAAAGGTTGGACAGTTGGACAAACTTGGACAACTTTCCAAGATGTTAAAACGTTGCCGGAGTCAGTTGATTTTGTTGGCACAACGGATGGTGTAGTCTTCGGTCGCCAAGCACTTGTTAAATATACAACAGGTGCGTGGGAGTTCGCACTTGAAAACTCTGAATCCACAATAACGCCTTTTGGTGGCGGTGCAAGAATTGTATCCGATGACGGCGCGGTTCCAGACGCAGTCGTCCGTTATACGCACACGGCTGACTGGGGCCATGTATCAGTTGCAGGTCTTCTTCGTCAGTTAAACCTTGAAGTTCCAAATGCAATTGATGACTCGGTAACATCGGCTGGTATCAGCATTACTTCAAAAATCAAAGTCGGTGACAAAGATGATGTCAGATTGTCATTTACAACGGGCTCGGGTTTAGGTCGCTACATTGGATTAAACACGGTCAATGGTGCAGTGCTTGACGCAAGTGGCAACTTAGAAACCATCGATTCAACTGCCTATGCAGTTGCCTATCGACATGTTTGGAACAATAAAATGCGCTCAACCGTTTCGTATTCAGCACTGTCTGTTGACAACGATGTTGCACTTACCGGTTTATCAGCAACGGAAAGCACCTACAGCGTAAGTGCTAACTTACTATATTCACCCACTGCCAAAATTACGGTGGGCGGCGAAATTAAACAAGCAACGAGAGAAGTAGAATCAGGCGCAGACGGTGATATGACCCGCGTTCAATTTACGATGAAATACGCATTTTAAGGTTTACTCCCAGTTAGCTATATAGTGTAAGAATAAAAGTCTACGCCGATAAGCGTAGACTTTTTTATTCGACCTCGTTTTTAAACTTTTGTATTGTTCTGCTAAAAATATACCTTTAGATCAAATTCTATGCATAACCCAAACTCATGCCTATAGTAAGATACAGAGACAACTAAAGCTTACGCGAGGCGCCCTGTGCCCTTAGATATCATCATTAACTCAATTGCAATAGCAGGACTAATTTTAGTACTGTTCTTATATCGCATGAGTAAGAAGTCGACTATTGCGACCAAAAACCCAAAAATGAAAAGCACCATCAACACTGGGACTTTTGCGGGGATTGGAGAGGCTTCAGAACCAAGCCCAAAACTTAGAAACCCTAAGGATGTTCCGGCGTTATCTGAAGATTTCACCAGCTTCGAGCTCCTAGAAGAAATTGCTGACGAAAAACAACGCAAACTGTTCGAGTCGGCGACAAGTTTAAAAAAACCGCATCCACTGTTGATGTCCCTCACTCGAAACATCAACGACCCAAAAGAGCTAATGGATATCATTAAGAACGACCCGGAATTAGTCGTAAAAGTCATCAAAGTAGCAAACTCATCCTTATTCGCTTTGCGCAAATCGATTACCACCATCAACCATGCCATTGTTTATCTGGGCGTTCTGCAGGCAAAAAATATTGCGATGCAGTTTGCACTAGAAAGCAGTGCAGAGTTCGTAACGAATGAGCAAAAGCAAGCCTACCATAAGATTTGGAAGGCGAGTTTCCTCGCAAGCTCAATAGGCTTATTGATTGCTAAAGATCTAAAGTTAGAAAACTCAGCCGAACTATCAACGCGCTGTTTATTAGACTATTTAGGTGATATTTCATTGCTAACAGCAAAACCTAAAATTGCTAAATACTATTTGAATCACTCTAGTTATTTTGCGCGAGTGAGAGGGATTCAAAAAGAGCTAGGAACTAATTCCGCAATAATGGGAACAAGCTTTGCAAAAAATGCGGAACTGCCGCAAGAGATTATTGACAGTATTAGCGCCAGCATGCTCCCGCTGGTTGATAAACTCAAAGATTCAGAGCTATTGTCGCAAGAGCAACAAAGCGTCGTAGTTTTTAGTTATTATGTTAGCCGTATTACCGATTTGATTGTGTTTGAACGGACGATGGATACTATCAACCTAGAGGAAATTAGTTTTGCCGAGAGCAGGTGCGAAAGCTTTTTCTATTCACAAGCACAAATAGAGCATTATGGTTTAGGTAGAATAAACGGCACCTTGAGAAAGCCACGTTTCAAGGACGATGTGAACGCAATCATAGAAAAGTTAGGGCTCGATTCCTAAATGAATCGGCCCTCTAGCGCCCTAAAACGGCGCTGTATATCGTTGCAATACCGCTTCAATGTCTGCCAAACAAGCATCAGATAGCGTTAAATCAAAAGCGTCAATATTCTCTTTCAACTGCGACATCTTAGTCGCCCCAATAATAGTCGACGTTACTCCATCCACTTGATCACACCAAGCAAGCGCCATCTGGCTTGGCGTCATACCGTGCTTTTTCGCGACTTCACAGTACGCAATAATAGCTTGCTCCGAATGCTCGGTATTGCGGAATAAACCTTGGCGTTGGGTAAGCGTCCAGCGACTCCCTTCGGGCCTTGCACCACCGATATATTTGCCCGACAACATGCCACTAGAGAGCGGAGACCAAGGCAAATAAGCAATGTTTTCAAATACGCAAGATTCAATCAAGTACGGCCAGTCTTTTATGTGAAGTAAGTTAAATTCATTTTGAATAGAAACTGGCTTTGCTACACCCAACTCTTCACAAAGCGTCAAATAAGTATGGATCCCCCAAGTCGTATCGTCTGATAGTCCCCAATGTCTTATTTTTCCGCTATCAAGCGCTTTCCCTAAACCTAAAACAATATCGCGCATACGCTTTTTTTCTGCTTTAACATTTTGCTGCGTAGCCATCACTTGATTAGGCCAATGCTTGCCAAAGTGCGGTGATGTTCTATTCGGCCAATGCAGTTGATAAACATCGATATAGTCAGTTTGCAGTCGTTCGAGAGAATCGTCGAGTGCTTGCTCAATTGTAGCACCACTGATCATTGAATTATCGCGCACATATTCAAAACCAGGGCCTGAAATTTTAGTTGCAATAATCAGCTTTGCTCGTTGTTCTGGGTTGCGGGCTAGCCAGTTTCCTATGCAACGCTCGGTATCACCGTGAGTTTGCTCTGAGGGCGGCACTGGATACATCTCTGCTGTATCAATAAAATTAACGCCACGCTCAATCGCATATTCAATTTGTTCATCAGCATCGGCCTGTGTGTTCTGTATCCCCCACGTCATGCTTCCTAAGCAGACGCGAGACACCGATAAACCAGAACTTCCAAGAGGAGAGTATTTCATTATTGTTTATTCCTTTTTCACCTGGACTACGCGAAACTATTTTACTAGTCAGCAGCACGAGGGCTTCAATCTAAAAGCCCCTATAGCGACCGCTTCACGTTCAGGGTTCTTGTTATAATAATTGTAGACATAGAATATACGTAGTTTTTCAAAAGTCGATTGCTACTTTGTTTCTCTTTCTTTAACACTCTTTTTCACTGTCTTTGCACTTCTCTTTTTTCTACGTCCTTTTAAAACACTTTCTCTACATTAATTCATCAAAGCTTTAATATGCGCCACAACACTGCGTGATAGTGCACTGAGTGCATATCCGCCTTCAAGCATAGACACTATTTTCCCGCCGCAGTGTTTATCTGCAATATGTTTAATTTGTGATGTAAGCCATTCGTAGTCAGCTTCGACAAGGCGCAAGTGACCTAAAGCATCTTCAGCGTGACCATCAAAGCCAGCGGATACAAATATCATTTCAGGTGCGAATGTATCAAGTTTATCAAACCAAGGCATTACCAATTCACGATATTCGCTGCCCTTTGTACCCGCAGGGATCGGAATATTGAGAATGTGATCATTGGTGGGCTTATCACCACTAAAAGGATAAAACGGGTGCTGAAATGAAGAACAAAATAGCACGCGTGGATCATCCTTAAAAATATCTTCAGTCCCATTACCGTGATGCACGTCAAAATCAACAATAGCTACTTTCTTCAAGTTATATTGGTCAAGCGCGTGAAGCGCGGCAACGGCAACATTATTGAAAATACAAAAGCCGCCTGACTTAGCATGTTCAGCATGATGGCCGGGGGGACGAACAGAGCAGAATGCCTTATTCGAATCACCGCTCATAATCAAATCCACTGCGTGCACTCCAGCTCCCGCAGCATGCATTGCAGCATTAAGTGACTGTGGCATCATCAGCGTATCGTCATCTAACCATTTATGACCTTCTGTTGGCGCTTCTTTAATGATCTTATCTACGAAATGCTTGTCGTGAGCGCGATAAAGCTGGGCCAAATCGGCAGGCGGCGTGTCAGCAAAGTGGATCGCAAACTCAACGCCTGATGAGATAATTTGATCGTTAATACTGTGTAACCTTGCTGGCTGTTCCGGATGTTCTGGGTCCATATCGTGCAATAAGCACTTAGGGCTACTTATAAATGTAATTGGCATTTAGCTCTCCTGTAAAAACAATACCAGTTCAACTTCTGCAGGATCTGGATTGAATACGCGCTTGAATTGAAATTGCTCAAACACGGTGATCATCGGCTTATTTTCGCTGCGCACGTAAGCCACCATTTTAGACACACCTCTTTGCTGAGCAATGCTGATCATCTGCTTCATCAATCGAGATGCCATACCTTTACCTTGCTGGTTTTCGCGGGTAATAAAGGCAACCTCACATGAATTGTCAGGATTCAAATAATAACGCCCAACAGCTTCAATTTTAACGCTAGAACCTTGCTGATTCACTATTGTTAGCGCAATGTCCTTCGTTTGATCAACGCTCACTAGATCACACGAATTTTGCCTACTCATTCCCTGAGGCACGTAGTTGTAGCGTAAACGCAAAGTTTCTTTAGTATGTGAATAGAAAAATTCTTGAAGACGCCTTTCATCTGCCGGGTTAAGTGGCCTCAGATAAAACATCTCGCCCTGAATTTCCATTTCTTGTAGCTGCAGTTCACCTAATTCGGGAATATCAGTAGGAAACTTAGTTTGATAGTCGGGTACCCAATAGTGCTGCCGCACCGATTCTAATAACGCTTGTCTGAATTTGGGGTGCGCTACTCTTATCAACTCCAGCGCGCGCTCACGAATACTCTTACCTTTTAAACTCGCTACGCCAAATTCAGTCACAATATAATGCACGTTGCCGCGAGACGTAACGACGCCAGCGCCTTCCTTAATGTTCGCAACAATACGAGAAACTGTTCCATTTTTTGCGGTTGAGGGCAATGCAATAATTGGCTTACCGCCCTTACTTAGTGTTGCTCCAGTGACAAAATCAACTTGACCACCAATGCCACTGTAAAAATCGTGTCCTATTGAGTCGGCCACAACTTGACCCGTTAAGTCGACTTCCAACGCACTGTTAATGGAAACAAGATTATCGTTTTTAGCAATATTAGTGGGTTTGTTGACATAGCTCGATGGGTAAAATTCAATGTGCGGATTGTTATGCACAAAATCATAAAGATGCTGCGTGCCCATGCAAAAACTGACAACCGATTTACCTGGGTGAAAAGTTTTAGCGCGGTTATTGATAACGCCACTTCGAATTAACTCGATAACACCGTCACTGATCATTTCGCTGTGAATGCCCAAGTTTTTATGCTTCCCCAAATAGCTGAGTGTCGCATCCGGTATTTTACCTATACCCAATTGCAAAGTTGAACCATTATCCACCAGCATCGCCACGTATTGACCGATACGCTCGTAAATGTCGCTCCTTTCAGCAGGCTTAATTTCCGGCAGCTTTTGCTCATGATGAATACATGCGGCAAATTCGGAAATGTGAAGAAAAGAATGTCCTGCAGTTCTCGGCATCTGCGGATTTATCTGGGCGACGATCTTTTTCGCAGAGCGTGCCGCAGACATCACAATATCAACTGACACACCAAGAGAACAATAGCCGAGTTGATCCGGCGGGCCAACCATAATAAGCGCAGCGTCTAAGGGTAAAATATCATTCGCAAACAAACTAGAAATTTCAGATAAAAAACAAGGTGTGTAGTCTGCCCTGCCCTCGTCTACGGCTTGGCGAATTACCTTACCGTGAATAAAAAAGGTGTTTACTTTAAACTGTTGCTGGTGCTCTGGAAGTGCCCAACGTTCGTCAGACAAGGTGCCAATATGAGTCACTTCGATATCTTTAATCTTCTTGCCATTTTCGATCAAACTATCAACAAGTGCATTTGGAATTGCGGCGTTAGAACCGAGAAAAATGCGGTCGCCCGACTTGATAATAGACGACCAATCAATTTGATTGTTGAACTGAGAGACAACTGATTGCATGAATATTTTCCATAAAAAGGGGGGAAACTAAGAACCTCCCTTATGATAATGAATTCAATGTCTATGTGCATTGATCTGAACCAAACTTGCGCGTTAAATATTCGCTAGTTGGTATGCACTAACCATAGTCTTATTTTCCAACGAACTCAAAGTAAGCCAAGCAACATACTTCGCTTACTCCTACATTTAACTGCGTATTTGTTGCAAGCGCCGAATTTCAGCAAGACTAGCTGCCGATGCTATAGCTTAATTCTGAGCCTCTTTTTCCATCTATAAACTCAGCAAAACTATCCAGCGTGGTTTGCGCAATATTACTCAAAGCCTCTTTTGTTAAAAATCCTTGATGTGAAGTAATTACCACATTATTAAAAGTAGTTAGCCTTGCGAAGACGTCATCGGTGATAACTTCTCCACTTTTATCATGAAAGAAAATACTCGCTTCTTCTTCATATACATCCAGACCCGCCGAGCCAATTTGCCCAGACTTCAAACCTTGAACCAATGCCTTTGTATCAATTAGCCCGCCTCTGCTTGTATTGATTATCATCACCTTCTCTTTCATTTTATTAAGCGCATTTTCATCAATCACATGCTGCGTTTGCTTTGTTAAAGGTGCGTGAAGCGTAATTATGTCGCTCGATTCAAGAAGTTGATCCAGGGAGACAAAGTTCACATTTGGATTAGCCTGAAACGCTTCATCGACGTTTATATCGTAAGCCAGCACCTTGCAACCAAAACCAAGTAGAATATTAATTAAACAACGACCAATTTTTCCGACACCAATAACCCCAACCGTTTTGCCGAACATATCGAAGCCTACAAGCCCATCTAAAACATACTGCCCATTTTTATTCCGCATATACGCCTGATGTAGCTTCCGATTGAGCATCATCATCAGTGCGACGGTGTGCTCAGCCACTGCATAAGGTGAATATTCAGGCACCCGCACGACATCGATTTTATGCTTTTTGCAGGCTTCTAAATCAACATTGTTAAACCCCGCACAACGCAAAGCGATAAGCTTTACGCCATATGCCGCTAACTTCGCGATAACGGGTTCGTTGCATTCATCGTTAACAAAAACGCAAACCGCTAAGCATCCTTTAGCCTGAATAGCAGATACTAAATTTAATGAGCTTGGTATATTGATGGCTTGAATATGCGAATGGAACTCACCGTCGAACGCAGCAATATCGTATGAGCGTGCATCGAACATGGCAACTTTAAGCTGTTTTTTTGCATTGTAACCAAAGGATTCTTGCTGAACTTCCAGAGCTTCTATAATTTGTTGGTAAGCAGCAGCGGATATACCTTCATACTGTGCGAGTAACTCATTAATAAACTTCATTCGTTCTTTATCTTGGATGCTCATCATCTTTCCTTGTGCTTTACGAAGGTGCAAAAATTTAAAACTCTGTATGTTGTAAACTCATTATAGATGCTAATGGCTAGTGTAGTGTTCGGTCAAAAAAGGTATTTGAAAAAGGTCGGCGCTTAGTGTTGCTAAAAAATATGTCAAGCAACAAAACGCATAGCCACATTACATCTTTCATAACTTTTGCCGTAGTTTTGCATTATCTCATTATCGTGTATGAAGCCATTCTTCTCGTAAAGATGGATAGCAGCTTCACATTTTGCATTAGTAAGCAAAAACAAACAGCTAACCTGCATTTTAATCGCTTCCTGAATAACATAGCGAAGCAACACCTCACCCACTTTTAGCCCGCGCACCGTCTCTAAAACCCCCATTTTTGTCAATTCAAAATTGCCATCACCTTTATTTAATAAGGCACAGGCACCGACAATACCGAGTGTTGAATGCTTTGCGAACCAAATTTTGCCGCCTTTATCAATAATGTATTTGCGTGGCTGCTGCAGTACTTGCTTGTCGATGTCTTCCAGTATAAACATCGCATTTATCCACTGCGCATTAATGCTTTCAAAGTGAGGAGCAAGTTGGTCGCTAAAAGGGAGAATTTCAATTTTATCGTTCATTGCTGCTGTGTCCATTTAGTGCTTTTTCATTGTTCTTTATTTATTTTCGAAAATAGAACGGGTTACATGTTTTATTGAAGTCACTTCAAAATAATCAACATGCACGCCGACTTCTCACGTCTAAACTTCGACCTCGGTAGTGTGGCCAAAAGTCAGTTTGAGAATATTAATAGAGTGCCTTCAATAGATTACCGTTGATAAAGTAAAGCACTGGTAAAAGGAGTCAAGCAGATAAATGGAGAACCCAGTAAATTTAGCCGCCAGACCACTACAGAAAAAAAATATACGCGATTTATCATCGCACAGCGCATAAGAATAAATTAGTATACGCATCACAGGTTCGGATTTTACGAGATTTACCGATGAAGTATAAAGTTTTGCTAATTGAACACGACATTGTGAATTTACGAGTGCTCAAGCGCGTCATCGGCAAAGCCAATCTAGATGTCATTAGCGCTACGACCTTAACCCAAGCAAAAGCTATTTTTAGCAATACCTCACCCGAAGCCTATTTATGCGCAGTTGTAGACTACAATCTACCTGATGCGCAACACGGGGAAGCAATTGATTTCGCAATTGATTCATTCATACCTGTCGTGGTTATTACATCAAGCACAGAAGATGATGTTAGAAACAATATCCTGAGTAAAGCGGTCGTCGACTACATCCCCAAAAAGAATGCACAGATATACGAATATCTAAGCAGGCTGTTAATTCGCTTAGAAAAAAATAAAAACATTGGTGTACTGGTAGTTGATTCCCAAAGAAAACAACGAAATGCAATGACCTCACTCTTAAAACGGCACAACTTTATTACTCATGAGCGCCCAAACGCCGAGTCACTTAACAATTATCTGAGTGAACACGCTGATATTAAACTTATGATTATAGACAACGACCTTAAAAATGAAGCAGGTGTTGATGTCGTCGCCGACGTGCGCAAACATTTCCACAAGGACACGTTAAGTATAATTGGCTCATCATCAAGCTCCGCAACCGAGGCTTCTTCGAGAGCGCTAGCAAACTTTATCAAAAGCGGCGCGGATGATTATCTAGCAAAGCCCTATTGCCATGAAGAGTTCTTTGTTCGGGTTATTCAAAATATAGAATATTTAGAGCAAATTGAGCTAATTCGAAAGACAGCAAACGCCGACTATCTGACTGGCTTGCCCAACCGCCGACACTTCTTTTCGCAAGTAAATGAGTATCTAAATCGCGATTTAGAGCACAAAACACTAGCGCTAATGGACCTGGATTTTTTTAAAACAGTTAACGATAGCTATGGCCATGACCACGGGGATATTGTACTAAAAGAGTTCTCTAAATTATTGGCTAAACATTTCAGCACACAGTGTATCTCGCGCTTTG is part of the Glaciecola nitratireducens FR1064 genome and encodes:
- the acs gene encoding acetate--CoA ligase gives rise to the protein MSAKKLYPVPESYKKETLLTPELYASMYEQSVNDPDAFWAEQMTQIEWYKKPTIIKNTSFDASNLSIKWFEDGELNVSYNCIDRHLATRAKKTALFWEGDSPNDSQKVSYQELHYEVCKLANGLKKLGVKKGDRVALYMPMVPHATYAMLACARIGAVHSVIFGGFSPNAIADRINDSKAKVIITCDEGRRAGRSVPLKANVDKALADGACSSITAVVVHKLTGGDVTTNNVDVWWHDLIEDCSAQCEPEVMNAEDPLFILYTSGSTGQPKGVVHTTGGYLLYTSMTFKYAFDYREDDIFWCSADVGWITGHSYIVYGPLSNGASQVFFEGVPTYPDVRRIAQIVEKYKVTSLYTAPTAIRALMAHGEKPVEGCDLSSLRILGSVGEPINPEAWEWYYRTIGQSRCPIIDTWWQTETGGMMIAPMPTVHALKPGSASRPMFGIQPALFDAEGNELEGVAEGNLVIKDSWPSQARTVYGDHKRFIETYFSAYPGVYFTGDGCRRDEDDYYWITGRVDDVLNVSGHRLGTAEIESALVAHPDVAEAAVVGFPHDIKGQGIYVYITPNEGVEVSDELTAEIRKWVRTELSPIATPDIIQWTKGLPKTRSGKIMRRILRKIAANEHDNLGDTSTLADPSVVDTLVKERLNK
- a CDS encoding DcaP family trimeric outer membrane transporter, which codes for MKNSILKSALAVSLALGVSAVSLNAQADMLQGTDVKFSGYFKVDAMFSNYSDGSLPAQNLGRDFYVPSLTPVGGAEESTQFDAHAKQTRFRFTSNTKTDEGDSITGVLELDFLVTPGGNERVSNSYVPRIRHAFINYKGWTVGQTWTTFQDVKTLPESVDFVGTTDGVVFGRQALVKYTTGAWEFALENSESTITPFGGGARIVSDDGAVPDAVVRYTHTADWGHVSVAGLLRQLNLEVPNAIDDSVTSAGISITSKIKVGDKDDVRLSFTTGSGLGRYIGLNTVNGAVLDASGNLETIDSTAYAVAYRHVWNNKMRSTVSYSALSVDNDVALTGLSATESTYSVSANLLYSPTAKITVGGEIKQATREVESGADGDMTRVQFTMKYAF
- a CDS encoding HDOD domain-containing protein codes for the protein MPLDIIINSIAIAGLILVLFLYRMSKKSTIATKNPKMKSTINTGTFAGIGEASEPSPKLRNPKDVPALSEDFTSFELLEEIADEKQRKLFESATSLKKPHPLLMSLTRNINDPKELMDIIKNDPELVVKVIKVANSSLFALRKSITTINHAIVYLGVLQAKNIAMQFALESSAEFVTNEQKQAYHKIWKASFLASSIGLLIAKDLKLENSAELSTRCLLDYLGDISLLTAKPKIAKYYLNHSSYFARVRGIQKELGTNSAIMGTSFAKNAELPQEIIDSISASMLPLVDKLKDSELLSQEQQSVVVFSYYVSRITDLIVFERTMDTINLEEISFAESRCESFFYSQAQIEHYGLGRINGTLRKPRFKDDVNAIIEKLGLDS
- a CDS encoding aldo/keto reductase; its protein translation is MKYSPLGSSGLSVSRVCLGSMTWGIQNTQADADEQIEYAIERGVNFIDTAEMYPVPPSEQTHGDTERCIGNWLARNPEQRAKLIIATKISGPGFEYVRDNSMISGATIEQALDDSLERLQTDYIDVYQLHWPNRTSPHFGKHWPNQVMATQQNVKAEKKRMRDIVLGLGKALDSGKIRHWGLSDDTTWGIHTYLTLCEELGVAKPVSIQNEFNLLHIKDWPYLIESCVFENIAYLPWSPLSSGMLSGKYIGGARPEGSRWTLTQRQGLFRNTEHSEQAIIAYCEVAKKHGMTPSQMALAWCDQVDGVTSTIIGATKMSQLKENIDAFDLTLSDACLADIEAVLQRYTAPF
- a CDS encoding histone deacetylase family protein encodes the protein MPITFISSPKCLLHDMDPEHPEQPARLHSINDQIISSGVEFAIHFADTPPADLAQLYRAHDKHFVDKIIKEAPTEGHKWLDDDTLMMPQSLNAAMHAAGAGVHAVDLIMSGDSNKAFCSVRPPGHHAEHAKSGGFCIFNNVAVAALHALDQYNLKKVAIVDFDVHHGNGTEDIFKDDPRVLFCSSFQHPFYPFSGDKPTNDHILNIPIPAGTKGSEYRELVMPWFDKLDTFAPEMIFVSAGFDGHAEDALGHLRLVEADYEWLTSQIKHIADKHCGGKIVSMLEGGYALSALSRSVVAHIKALMN
- a CDS encoding bifunctional acetyl-CoA hydrolase/transferase family protein/GNAT family N-acetyltransferase, coding for MQSVVSQFNNQIDWSSIIKSGDRIFLGSNAAIPNALVDSLIENGKKIKDIEVTHIGTLSDERWALPEHQQQFKVNTFFIHGKVIRQAVDEGRADYTPCFLSEISSLFANDILPLDAALIMVGPPDQLGYCSLGVSVDIVMSAARSAKKIVAQINPQMPRTAGHSFLHISEFAACIHHEQKLPEIKPAERSDIYERIGQYVAMLVDNGSTLQLGIGKIPDATLSYLGKHKNLGIHSEMISDGVIELIRSGVINNRAKTFHPGKSVVSFCMGTQHLYDFVHNNPHIEFYPSSYVNKPTNIAKNDNLVSINSALEVDLTGQVVADSIGHDFYSGIGGQVDFVTGATLSKGGKPIIALPSTAKNGTVSRIVANIKEGAGVVTSRGNVHYIVTEFGVASLKGKSIRERALELIRVAHPKFRQALLESVRQHYWVPDYQTKFPTDIPELGELQLQEMEIQGEMFYLRPLNPADERRLQEFFYSHTKETLRLRYNYVPQGMSRQNSCDLVSVDQTKDIALTIVNQQGSSVKIEAVGRYYLNPDNSCEVAFITRENQQGKGMASRLMKQMISIAQQRGVSKMVAYVRSENKPMITVFEQFQFKRVFNPDPAEVELVLFLQES
- a CDS encoding 2-hydroxyacid dehydrogenase, translating into MSIQDKERMKFINELLAQYEGISAAAYQQIIEALEVQQESFGYNAKKQLKVAMFDARSYDIAAFDGEFHSHIQAINIPSSLNLVSAIQAKGCLAVCVFVNDECNEPVIAKLAAYGVKLIALRCAGFNNVDLEACKKHKIDVVRVPEYSPYAVAEHTVALMMMLNRKLHQAYMRNKNGQYVLDGLVGFDMFGKTVGVIGVGKIGRCLINILLGFGCKVLAYDINVDEAFQANPNVNFVSLDQLLESSDIITLHAPLTKQTQHVIDENALNKMKEKVMIINTSRGGLIDTKALVQGLKSGQIGSAGLDVYEEEASIFFHDKSGEVITDDVFARLTTFNNVVITSHQGFLTKEALSNIAQTTLDSFAEFIDGKRGSELSYSIGS
- a CDS encoding GNAT family N-acetyltransferase; its protein translation is MDTAAMNDKIEILPFSDQLAPHFESINAQWINAMFILEDIDKQVLQQPRKYIIDKGGKIWFAKHSTLGIVGACALLNKGDGNFELTKMGVLETVRGLKVGEVLLRYVIQEAIKMQVSCLFLLTNAKCEAAIHLYEKNGFIHDNEIMQNYGKSYERCNVAMRFVA
- a CDS encoding diguanylate cyclase produces the protein MKYKVLLIEHDIVNLRVLKRVIGKANLDVISATTLTQAKAIFSNTSPEAYLCAVVDYNLPDAQHGEAIDFAIDSFIPVVVITSSTEDDVRNNILSKAVVDYIPKKNAQIYEYLSRLLIRLEKNKNIGVLVVDSQRKQRNAMTSLLKRHNFITHERPNAESLNNYLSEHADIKLMIIDNDLKNEAGVDVVADVRKHFHKDTLSIIGSSSSSATEASSRALANFIKSGADDYLAKPYCHEEFFVRVIQNIEYLEQIELIRKTANADYLTGLPNRRHFFSQVNEYLNRDLEHKTLALMDLDFFKTVNDSYGHDHGDIVLKEFSKLLAKHFSTQCISRFGGEEFCVFLPNVSLEEAIPLLDSFRVAVSKKRFIRKGVGINCTVSIGVTSKFKRKVESMLGYADENLYKAKDGGRNCIIGDG